A genome region from Oceanispirochaeta sp. includes the following:
- a CDS encoding DUF432 domain-containing protein, whose protein sequence is MEDELIPWGKLTLQNSRKHIKLPYNQSFDIERNGNEIYVKRMISGVSSSNRFITGDDLSLYLEPGLPDLPMILKPVESLSILPGKKIDVYVEVPLVVRLLFGSQNNKSLLCESALCPLSKSFLGNMDNGEIAYFLESSLFRGIREYKKRDSSVYCLLSIRNKSSQNLVFERMILRVPYLSLYYSDDTILASPVNITFKGMDQLSQVVYRKSLPEGEHIKPASPPRLIEDNSIIKKSFYYFKTLYTG, encoded by the coding sequence ATGGAGGATGAATTAATTCCCTGGGGAAAACTGACATTACAGAATTCCAGGAAGCACATTAAGCTTCCCTACAATCAATCCTTTGATATTGAGCGGAACGGAAATGAAATCTATGTTAAACGAATGATTTCAGGGGTCTCTAGTTCAAACAGGTTTATTACCGGGGATGATCTCTCCCTGTATTTAGAACCTGGTCTGCCGGATTTACCGATGATTCTCAAACCTGTTGAAAGTTTATCAATACTGCCGGGTAAAAAAATTGATGTTTATGTTGAAGTTCCTCTGGTTGTAAGACTGCTTTTCGGTTCTCAAAATAATAAATCTCTGCTCTGTGAATCGGCTCTGTGTCCCTTATCCAAGAGTTTTTTAGGGAATATGGACAATGGTGAAATCGCTTATTTTCTGGAGAGTTCCCTGTTTCGGGGTATTCGGGAATACAAAAAGAGGGATTCCAGTGTCTACTGTCTCCTGTCAATCCGCAATAAATCTTCCCAAAATCTGGTCTTTGAAAGAATGATTCTGAGGGTCCCTTATCTATCCTTGTATTATAGTGATGATACGATCCTCGCCAGTCCTGTGAATATCACATTCAAGGGTATGGACCAATTGAGTCAGGTTGTGTATCGAAAATCTCTCCCTGAGGGAGAACACATCAAACCTGCCTCTCCCCCCCGGCTCATTGAAGACAACAGCATTATCAAAAAGAGCTTTTATTACTTTAAAACACTTTATACAGGATGA
- a CDS encoding alanine--tRNA ligase: MTGNELRKKYIDFFVLKNHKEISGQSLIPENDPTVLFTTAGMHPLVPYLQGQPHPAGKRLTNYQKCIRTGDIEVVGDPSHLTFFEMLGNWSLGDYFKEESLSMSWEFLTSRDYLGLDKDRLSVTVFGGDEEVPRDDEAANIWRSLGVPENKIYFLPREDNWWGPAGKTGPCGPDSEMFYDTGKEGCGEDCKPGCHCGKYFEIWNDVFMQYNKTEDGHYVKLDSPCVDTGMGIERTVTMLQGKKSVYQTELFQPIIAKLEELTSKTYGDNEEDDVSIRIISDHCKSATMIIGDPRGVKPSNLGQGYILRRLIRRAVRHGRKLGITENFLGQVSQVVLDMYKHVYTELSDKAEMILNELELEEKQFSVTLKKGEHEFEKILPNLLKNPKMEIPGRLAFKLYDTFGFPLELTEELAGEHGMTVDRAGFDAAFEKHQEASKKGADKIFKGGLADHSEMTTRYHTVTHMLHEALKRVLGDHVEQKGSNITEERLRFDFAHHEKMTPEELKQVEDLVNTEISRNLPVTMKTMTVEEAKEQGARALFSSKYGEQVKVYFIGDYSVEVCGGPHIENTSELGTFVIQKEQSSSRGVRRIKAVLK; encoded by the coding sequence ATGACAGGCAACGAACTAAGAAAAAAATACATCGATTTTTTTGTATTAAAAAATCATAAAGAAATATCAGGGCAGTCCCTGATTCCCGAGAACGATCCTACGGTTCTCTTCACAACGGCGGGGATGCATCCTCTGGTACCTTATCTTCAGGGACAACCTCATCCCGCAGGGAAAAGACTGACCAACTATCAGAAGTGTATCCGAACCGGAGATATCGAGGTCGTCGGAGATCCTTCGCACCTGACTTTTTTTGAAATGCTGGGAAACTGGTCTCTTGGTGACTATTTCAAGGAAGAATCCCTCTCAATGAGCTGGGAATTCCTGACTTCCAGGGACTACCTGGGCCTGGATAAAGACCGATTATCAGTGACCGTTTTCGGCGGTGATGAAGAGGTCCCCCGGGATGATGAAGCAGCAAATATCTGGAGAAGTCTGGGTGTACCGGAAAACAAAATCTATTTTCTCCCCCGTGAAGATAACTGGTGGGGACCCGCCGGAAAGACAGGACCCTGCGGTCCCGATAGTGAAATGTTCTACGACACTGGTAAAGAAGGCTGCGGGGAAGACTGCAAACCGGGTTGTCACTGTGGAAAATACTTTGAAATCTGGAATGATGTGTTCATGCAGTACAATAAGACTGAAGACGGTCATTATGTAAAACTGGATTCACCTTGCGTTGATACCGGAATGGGGATCGAGCGGACTGTCACCATGCTGCAGGGCAAAAAATCTGTTTATCAGACAGAACTTTTTCAGCCCATTATAGCCAAGCTGGAAGAGCTGACATCTAAGACATACGGCGACAATGAAGAGGACGATGTTTCCATTAGAATTATCAGCGATCACTGCAAGTCGGCTACCATGATCATCGGTGATCCCCGGGGAGTCAAGCCTTCAAATCTGGGTCAGGGTTATATCCTGCGCCGACTCATCAGAAGAGCCGTTCGTCATGGACGGAAGCTGGGCATTACCGAGAACTTTCTGGGTCAGGTCAGTCAGGTGGTTCTCGATATGTATAAGCATGTGTATACCGAGCTTTCAGACAAGGCTGAAATGATTCTGAATGAACTGGAACTGGAAGAAAAACAGTTTAGTGTGACCCTGAAAAAAGGGGAGCATGAGTTCGAGAAAATTCTGCCGAACCTATTGAAAAATCCCAAAATGGAAATTCCAGGACGCCTGGCTTTTAAACTGTACGATACCTTCGGGTTCCCTCTGGAACTCACGGAAGAACTGGCGGGAGAACACGGCATGACCGTAGACCGGGCCGGATTCGATGCAGCCTTTGAAAAGCATCAGGAAGCCTCTAAAAAAGGGGCTGACAAGATCTTTAAGGGCGGCCTGGCGGATCATTCCGAAATGACGACACGCTACCATACGGTCACTCATATGCTTCATGAAGCACTCAAGCGAGTTCTGGGAGATCATGTAGAACAGAAGGGGAGCAATATCACCGAAGAGCGGTTGCGTTTTGACTTTGCTCATCATGAAAAGATGACTCCCGAGGAGTTGAAACAGGTTGAAGACCTGGTCAATACCGAAATTTCCAGAAATCTTCCTGTGACAATGAAGACCATGACTGTGGAAGAAGCAAAAGAACAAGGGGCCAGGGCTCTGTTTTCATCCAAGTACGGAGAGCAGGTCAAGGTTTACTTTATCGGAGACTACTCTGTCGAAGTCTGCGGGGGGCCTCATATTGAGAATACATCAGAGCTGGGTACTTTTGTGATTCAAAAAGAACAGTCTTCTTCCCGCGGTGTCCGCCGGATAAAAGCGGTACTGAAATAA
- a CDS encoding FliG C-terminal domain-containing protein: protein MKFIQKGIDAYKAESNKSDSKLDSSENAALKALQGEENKSLPQAPGLIKTGNISKGGAAQAARFLLLLGKEEGGHVLRNMSEAEIEQVTAEIARIKEIRRDEALEILQKFGHKINLKGEGVGGLDTARDFLIGAFGEDKARQILSKAVPESNPHHFSFMNVLSLPQMLQVLKEEPVETCSIILSFMNPNKVSSYLKTCEKDIQVQLIRNMALKRELNPEILSRMNIVLQEKAHRIGRLEEIVIDGEDRLAEILKHMDSGSEKRILGDLEEGNPELSRKIKEQIHTINCIFQLRPKDLQNLLLEMNNDKLAFILRGKEDKIKEHILSHLSSQRKLIVEETMIISPRVSRKDVDKETREFLNIIKKREEEGSYILLSEDEEDLI, encoded by the coding sequence ATGAAGTTCATACAAAAAGGTATTGATGCCTATAAGGCAGAAAGCAATAAATCCGACAGCAAACTGGACAGTTCGGAAAATGCGGCACTGAAAGCTCTCCAGGGAGAAGAAAACAAGAGTCTTCCCCAGGCTCCCGGTTTGATAAAAACCGGGAACATCAGCAAAGGTGGCGCTGCTCAAGCGGCCCGATTCCTGCTGCTTCTGGGAAAAGAAGAAGGAGGACATGTCCTCCGGAACATGTCTGAAGCAGAAATCGAGCAGGTAACTGCCGAGATTGCCCGGATCAAAGAGATTCGTCGGGATGAAGCCCTCGAGATACTTCAGAAGTTCGGACATAAAATTAATTTGAAGGGTGAAGGTGTCGGTGGACTTGATACGGCTCGTGATTTTCTCATCGGGGCCTTCGGAGAGGATAAAGCCAGACAAATTCTCTCCAAAGCGGTTCCCGAATCAAATCCTCATCACTTTTCCTTTATGAATGTCCTCTCTCTCCCTCAGATGCTTCAGGTTCTAAAAGAAGAACCCGTAGAAACCTGCTCTATCATCCTTTCTTTTATGAATCCTAATAAAGTTTCCTCCTATTTAAAAACCTGTGAGAAAGATATTCAGGTCCAACTGATCAGGAATATGGCTTTGAAGCGGGAACTAAATCCTGAAATACTCAGCAGAATGAATATAGTTCTCCAGGAGAAGGCTCACCGTATCGGCCGGCTCGAAGAGATCGTCATCGATGGAGAGGACAGGCTGGCGGAAATTCTGAAACATATGGACAGCGGCTCAGAAAAAAGGATTCTGGGAGACCTGGAAGAGGGAAATCCTGAATTGAGCCGGAAGATTAAAGAACAGATCCATACTATCAATTGTATTTTTCAGTTGCGCCCCAAAGATCTTCAGAATCTTCTTCTGGAAATGAATAATGATAAACTTGCTTTTATCCTGAGAGGAAAAGAGGATAAGATCAAAGAGCACATCCTCAGTCATCTCTCTTCCCAGCGGAAATTAATTGTTGAGGAAACCATGATCATCTCACCCCGGGTATCCAGGAAAGATGTGGATAAAGAGACCCGTGAATTTCTGAATATCATCAAAAAAAGGGAAGAAGAAGGGAGTTATATACTTCTCTCTGAGGATGAAGAAGATCTGATATAG
- a CDS encoding alpha-amylase/4-alpha-glucanotransferase domain-containing protein, translating to MKRIKLVFGTQSTQALDLPDHLYEDVYQKAYKPFLTAVYNYPDLALTLHYSGPLLSWLERRHPEFITVLREMVERKQVEILGGGYYEPILPLIPASDRVGQIEMMTTYLRKNFGRRSRGFWLSRQIWDNQLAHTLKSCGMEYTFLDETRFKGAGIPDSRMFHPVLTEEQGKSLQIFPICKRIQDQMFQQNPADLVEEICKLPLESSRDAVVSLILPGESLNQQKGHDFMPCDTVWLEEFFTCLAENKDRVESILPGRFVRDTVPLDKRYFSTSSFEELMEWKKDVHTATENEQAGSCNYRHFLSVYPESNLLYSKMMYAQILSNQVRGDRYRKKSSKEELWKGQNHSPFWHGPGKGIYNIQLRHNAYRFLIEAEKTTREKGIFIPALMPMDFDLDGLNEYLYQGHILNAYCHLKGGALIELDYLPSSWNYLNTLSRHRDGIANGSKRDTYLRKAFHDHFFESPDLRAFKKGIYKEEGDFLGGYYNVQNHNREKHLLVLMRNGSVDKNGIKHPIRIRKQYDFKRNSVELQYELTNTGYEKVSYNFASELNLSLPAPSSCESKFFYINGQDDFLEIEDQVAELKNLKILQVQDIMNNTSIQVEFSILPGRFWCLPLEVPYNGHGENELLYQGTTFVPHWEITLFPGESWTVDISLKVGKSRGKAFA from the coding sequence ATGAAAAGAATAAAGCTGGTATTCGGAACCCAAAGTACACAAGCTCTCGATCTACCTGATCATCTGTACGAAGATGTGTATCAGAAAGCCTATAAACCCTTTCTGACAGCTGTGTATAATTATCCGGATCTGGCTTTGACTTTACACTACTCGGGCCCTCTGCTCTCCTGGCTGGAGAGAAGGCATCCCGAGTTTATTACCGTCCTGCGTGAAATGGTTGAGCGGAAACAGGTTGAAATCCTGGGCGGGGGATATTATGAACCAATTCTTCCTCTTATCCCCGCCTCAGACCGAGTCGGGCAGATTGAGATGATGACCACCTACCTTCGAAAAAATTTCGGTCGCCGATCCCGGGGATTCTGGCTGTCACGTCAGATCTGGGATAATCAGTTGGCCCATACTCTGAAAAGCTGCGGAATGGAGTACACTTTTCTCGATGAAACCCGTTTTAAAGGAGCCGGTATACCCGATTCGAGGATGTTTCATCCTGTGCTGACGGAAGAACAGGGTAAATCCCTTCAGATCTTTCCAATCTGTAAGCGGATTCAGGATCAAATGTTTCAACAGAATCCCGCAGACCTGGTGGAAGAGATCTGTAAACTTCCATTGGAAAGCAGTAGGGATGCAGTTGTTTCACTGATCCTGCCGGGAGAGTCGCTGAATCAACAAAAAGGTCATGATTTCATGCCCTGCGATACAGTCTGGCTGGAAGAGTTCTTTACATGTCTGGCAGAAAATAAAGACAGGGTCGAATCCATCCTCCCCGGCCGATTTGTCAGGGATACGGTTCCTCTGGATAAAAGGTATTTTTCCACATCCAGTTTCGAGGAACTTATGGAGTGGAAGAAAGACGTCCATACAGCTACTGAGAATGAACAGGCTGGTTCCTGCAATTACCGTCACTTCCTCTCAGTTTACCCCGAGAGTAATCTTCTTTATTCAAAAATGATGTACGCCCAGATCCTATCCAATCAGGTGCGGGGTGATCGATACCGTAAAAAATCTTCCAAGGAAGAACTCTGGAAGGGGCAGAATCATAGCCCATTCTGGCATGGTCCGGGAAAGGGAATATATAACATTCAGCTCCGCCATAACGCCTACCGGTTTTTGATTGAAGCCGAGAAGACCACCCGTGAAAAAGGAATTTTTATCCCTGCCCTCATGCCGATGGATTTTGATCTTGATGGACTGAATGAGTACCTCTATCAGGGGCATATCCTGAATGCCTATTGTCATCTGAAGGGAGGCGCTCTGATTGAGCTTGACTACCTGCCTTCAAGCTGGAACTACCTGAATACACTCAGCAGGCATCGGGACGGAATCGCCAATGGCAGTAAAAGAGACACCTACCTCAGGAAAGCCTTTCATGATCATTTCTTTGAATCCCCCGATTTGAGGGCATTCAAGAAAGGCATCTATAAGGAAGAAGGGGATTTTCTAGGTGGTTATTATAATGTCCAGAATCATAACAGGGAAAAACATCTTCTGGTATTGATGAGAAATGGCAGTGTAGACAAAAATGGCATAAAGCATCCGATTAGAATCAGAAAACAGTACGATTTTAAAAGGAACAGCGTTGAGCTTCAGTATGAGCTTACGAATACAGGGTATGAAAAGGTCAGCTATAATTTTGCCAGTGAACTGAACCTCTCCCTGCCGGCACCATCCAGCTGTGAATCAAAATTCTTTTATATCAACGGACAGGATGATTTTCTTGAAATTGAAGATCAGGTTGCCGAATTAAAGAATTTAAAGATACTACAGGTACAGGATATCATGAATAACACATCCATCCAGGTTGAATTCTCAATTCTGCCCGGGCGTTTCTGGTGTCTTCCTCTGGAAGTTCCCTATAACGGTCATGGTGAAAATGAGCTTTTATACCAGGGAACAACCTTTGTTCCCCACTGGGAAATCACCTTGTTTCCCGGAGAAAGCTGGACCGTCGATATCAGCCTGAAAGTTGGTAAAAGCCGGGGTAAGGCCTTCGCCTGA
- a CDS encoding RnfABCDGE type electron transport complex subunit B: MDVILRIFWGFLSTVLFGGLLGLGLAVASRKLKVEKDETVEALDGALPGLNCGACGYAGCGGYAEALAAGKDDDLTKCKPGGADTLAGIGKILGVEVDTDAVRMVAYVHCIGKEGIASRSYNYSGLQDCNAATVLFNGDKDCKYGCLGLGSCINVCPTNAISKTGDGLVVVHADLCISCGKCVDICPTGVMRMIPEDADFVVACNSRDKGKVTKGNCKVGCIACKICEKKFPEAGYKIQDNLSILGYDNRGPGRADAVEKCPVKCIIPYKEVKVRKASNAG, translated from the coding sequence ATGGATGTAATTTTAAGAATATTCTGGGGCTTTCTGTCCACTGTACTCTTCGGGGGACTCCTCGGACTGGGACTGGCCGTGGCCTCACGGAAACTGAAAGTAGAAAAAGATGAGACTGTGGAGGCCCTGGACGGGGCTCTCCCAGGCTTGAATTGCGGTGCCTGCGGTTATGCCGGCTGCGGCGGATATGCCGAAGCTCTGGCTGCCGGTAAAGATGATGATCTGACCAAATGTAAACCCGGCGGAGCCGATACTCTGGCTGGGATCGGTAAAATCCTGGGTGTTGAAGTGGATACTGATGCTGTGAGAATGGTTGCTTATGTCCACTGCATAGGAAAAGAAGGAATTGCTTCCCGCAGCTATAATTATAGTGGATTGCAAGACTGTAATGCCGCCACGGTTCTCTTTAACGGAGATAAGGATTGCAAGTATGGGTGTTTGGGACTGGGCAGCTGTATCAATGTCTGCCCGACGAATGCCATCAGTAAAACCGGGGATGGACTTGTGGTTGTTCATGCCGATCTTTGTATCTCCTGCGGGAAATGTGTTGACATCTGTCCTACAGGCGTCATGCGTATGATCCCCGAAGATGCTGATTTTGTTGTTGCCTGTAATTCCCGGGATAAAGGGAAAGTAACCAAAGGTAATTGTAAGGTAGGGTGCATAGCCTGTAAAATCTGTGAGAAAAAATTTCCAGAAGCCGGTTATAAAATACAAGATAATTTGTCAATTCTGGGTTATGATAATAGAGGTCCGGGCAGAGCAGACGCTGTTGAAAAATGCCCGGTTAAATGTATCATTCCATATAAAGAAGTGAAGGTCAGAAAAGCATCCAATGCAGGTTGA
- a CDS encoding RnfABCDGE type electron transport complex subunit A, whose translation MSYFGIVVTYIFISNMILTQFLGLCPFIGVSKNVESAMGMGLAVTFVMSIASLVTWALYHLILMPLGLDYLQTIVFILTIASLVQLVEMVVQKYSPVLYKALGIYLPLITTNCAVMGIALINVKSGYNVLESFTAGFAAGLGFLLAILLMSAIRVQMETERVPRFLKGAPIAFISGGLMAMAFMAFDNALLNNLVG comes from the coding sequence ATGAGTTATTTTGGAATAGTCGTAACCTATATCTTCATCAGTAACATGATTCTGACCCAGTTTCTGGGACTCTGTCCCTTCATCGGTGTTTCTAAAAATGTTGAATCTGCCATGGGGATGGGGCTTGCCGTTACTTTTGTCATGTCCATCGCCTCCCTTGTCACCTGGGCACTGTATCATCTGATTCTTATGCCTCTGGGCCTGGACTACCTGCAGACCATTGTCTTTATTTTGACAATTGCCTCTCTGGTACAGTTGGTGGAAATGGTCGTACAGAAATATTCGCCTGTACTGTATAAAGCTTTGGGAATTTATCTTCCCCTGATCACAACAAACTGTGCTGTCATGGGGATCGCCCTGATCAATGTAAAAAGCGGCTATAATGTCCTGGAAAGTTTCACAGCTGGTTTTGCTGCGGGACTGGGATTCCTGCTGGCGATTTTGTTGATGTCGGCCATCCGTGTGCAGATGGAAACCGAACGGGTTCCACGCTTTCTAAAGGGGGCTCCCATTGCTTTTATCAGTGGTGGACTCATGGCAATGGCCTTTATGGCCTTTGACAATGCCCTTCTGAACAATCTTGTAGGATAA